A window from Thermanaerothrix sp. encodes these proteins:
- the cobO gene encoding cob(I)yrinic acid a,c-diamide adenosyltransferase produces the protein MGMVQVYTGNGKGKTTAALGLAVRAVGHRRRVKMIQFLKGWDFYGEIRGVQGLDGFELVRTGTPDYVPKGKAREVDFSEARRGLELAREALSSGSYHLVILDEINVAVDYGLLDVQEVLEVIRNRHEDTEVVLTGRYAPEEFIGEADLLTEMREVKHPYQRGVKAREGIEY, from the coding sequence ATGGGCATGGTGCAGGTTTACACCGGAAACGGCAAGGGAAAGACCACCGCGGCCCTGGGGCTTGCGGTGAGGGCGGTGGGGCACCGCAGGAGGGTCAAGATGATCCAGTTCCTGAAGGGCTGGGACTTCTACGGGGAGATCCGGGGCGTCCAGGGGCTTGATGGGTTTGAGCTGGTGCGCACCGGCACTCCGGACTACGTGCCAAAGGGAAAGGCCAGGGAGGTGGACTTCTCCGAGGCCCGGCGGGGGCTTGAGCTGGCCCGGGAGGCCCTTTCGTCCGGTTCGTACCACCTGGTGATCCTGGATGAGATCAACGTGGCGGTGGATTACGGCCTCCTTGATGTCCAGGAGGTGCTGGAGGTAATAAGGAACCGTCACGAGGATACGGAGGTGGTGCTGACGGGCCGTTACGCCCCGGAGGAGTTCATCGGGGAGGCGGACCTGTTGACGGAGATGCGGGAGGTGAAGCACCCCTACCAAAGGGGCGTCAAAGCCCGGGAGGGCATAGAGTACTAG
- a CDS encoding methyl-accepting chemotaxis protein — protein MLQPLKEAFDSLASGNKDVEGTMKPMLEGMERLTKETQRSDELVSTIHAIARQTKMLGLNAAIEAARAGDMGKGFAVVADEVRKLAEQTTASVQEVGDVLTDIAEISKTLGEPIRQFSQVAEKRVKTIEALKSQVEGLSSMVSAAENVEARLKELL, from the coding sequence ATGCTTCAGCCCCTCAAGGAGGCCTTTGACTCTTTGGCCTCGGGGAACAAGGACGTGGAGGGCACCATGAAGCCCATGTTGGAGGGCATGGAGCGGCTCACCAAGGAGACCCAGCGGTCCGACGAACTTGTGAGCACCATCCACGCCATAGCCCGGCAGACCAAGATGCTGGGGCTCAACGCCGCCATAGAGGCCGCCCGGGCGGGGGACATGGGCAAGGGCTTCGCGGTGGTGGCCGACGAGGTGCGAAAGCTGGCGGAGCAGACCACCGCGTCGGTGCAGGAGGTGGGGGACGTGCTCACCGACATAGCGGAGATCTCCAAGACCCTGGGGGAGCCCATAAGGCAGTTCAGCCAGGTGGCGGAGAAGCGGGTTAAGACCATCGAGGCCCTCAAATCCCAGGTGGAGGGGCTCTCCTCCATGGTGTCCGCGGCGGAGAACGTGGAGGCCCGCCTTAAGGAGCTCCTGTAG
- a CDS encoding ABC transporter permease, giving the protein MKDANMKEKIQRLLISNAVPIIFIALSAVAIPLSGFTASYLIQEMMTRVARNSFLVLSLLIPILAGMGLNFGMVLGAMAGQIGLILISDWSVSGLPGMLLAALIATPIAVFLGWVCGSVLNRAKGREMVTSYILGFFINGLYQLLVLYGMGKLIPIRKAELVLSRGYGIRNAINLQGIRHCLDELIPLKIGELSVPLATYLVIGAFCLFILWFQRTKLGQDMRAIGQDMAVADSAGIPVEKTRIIAIIISTVLACYGQIIFLQNIGTMNTYNSHDQAGMFAIAALLIGGATVAKATIGNVFLGVVLFHLMFVVSPMAGKQLIGQAQLGEYFRVFVSYGIIAISLALHAWKRQKDRERARRSLRGQAA; this is encoded by the coding sequence ATGAAGGACGCCAACATGAAGGAAAAGATCCAGCGGCTTCTCATAAGCAACGCGGTGCCCATCATCTTCATCGCCCTGTCGGCGGTGGCGATACCCCTGTCCGGGTTTACCGCCAGCTACCTCATCCAAGAGATGATGACCCGGGTGGCCAGGAACTCCTTCCTGGTTCTCTCCCTTCTCATCCCGATCCTGGCGGGAATGGGGCTCAACTTCGGCATGGTGCTGGGGGCCATGGCGGGGCAGATAGGGCTCATCCTCATCTCCGACTGGTCCGTTTCAGGGCTGCCGGGAATGCTGCTGGCCGCCCTCATCGCCACCCCCATAGCGGTCTTCCTGGGCTGGGTGTGCGGATCTGTGCTTAACCGGGCCAAGGGGCGGGAGATGGTCACCAGCTACATCCTGGGCTTCTTCATCAACGGCCTCTACCAGCTGCTGGTGCTATACGGAATGGGCAAGCTCATACCCATAAGGAAGGCGGAGCTGGTGCTCTCCAGGGGCTACGGCATAAGGAACGCCATCAACCTGCAGGGCATAAGGCACTGCCTGGACGAGCTGATACCCCTCAAGATAGGGGAGCTAAGCGTGCCCTTGGCCACCTACCTGGTCATAGGGGCCTTCTGCCTATTCATCCTCTGGTTCCAGCGCACCAAGCTGGGCCAGGACATGAGGGCCATAGGACAGGACATGGCGGTGGCGGACTCGGCGGGCATCCCGGTGGAGAAGACCAGGATAATAGCCATCATCATCTCCACCGTGCTGGCCTGCTACGGTCAGATAATATTCCTCCAGAACATAGGCACCATGAACACATACAACAGCCACGACCAGGCGGGCATGTTCGCCATAGCGGCGCTGCTCATCGGCGGCGCCACCGTCGCCAAGGCCACCATCGGCAACGTGTTCCTGGGGGTGGTGCTGTTCCACCTCATGTTCGTGGTGTCCCCCATGGCGGGCAAGCAGCTCATAGGCCAGGCCCAGCTTGGGGAGTACTTCCGGGTCTTCGTCTCCTACGGCATAATCGCCATCTCCCTGGCGCTTCACGCCTGGAAGAGACAGAAGGACCGGGAGCGGGCCCGCCGTTCCCTCCGGGGCCAGGCGGCCTAA
- a CDS encoding sugar ABC transporter ATP-binding protein: protein MRLEHVGKEYYGNRVLADVSFTLNPGEALGLVGENGAGKTTLMKILFGMPVIHQTGGYEGKIFFDGQEVSFKSPFDALDAGIGMVHQEFSLIPGFTATENILLNRESTLYNPLVEVFGDRLRTLDRPVMKERAQKAISVLGVDIDPDTLCSEMPVGHKQFTEIAREIDRSNTKLLVLDEPTAVLTESEAEILIKAVKRLTAKGLSVIFISHRLQEVIDLCDKIVVLRDGHVVQEARTCDVTVRQIANWMVGRKVEESHAEDGEVRSLGEPILSVKNLWVDMPGETVRDVSFEVRKGEIFGIGGLAGQGKLGIANGIMGLYAAGGHVELHGKPIKLNDPEASLRAGMAFVSEDRRGVGLLLQEGIDWNIAFTAMQIQEKFIRPLMGGLIKWRDDKAIEECANEYIKALEIKCTGPKQRAVELSGGNQQKVCLAKAFVVRPDVLFVSEPTRGIDVGAKKLVLDTLRRYNREYGTTIVMTSSELEELRSICDRIAIVDEGRIAGVLPAKAPSEEFGLLMMGEIKVETEEKVKACD, encoded by the coding sequence TTGAGGCTTGAACATGTGGGTAAGGAGTACTACGGCAACAGGGTCCTGGCGGACGTCTCCTTCACCCTGAACCCCGGGGAGGCTCTGGGGCTGGTGGGGGAGAACGGGGCTGGGAAGACCACCCTGATGAAGATCCTCTTCGGCATGCCGGTGATCCACCAGACCGGGGGTTACGAGGGAAAGATCTTCTTCGACGGTCAAGAGGTCAGCTTCAAGTCCCCCTTCGACGCCCTGGACGCGGGGATAGGCATGGTACACCAGGAGTTCTCCCTGATCCCCGGCTTCACCGCCACGGAGAACATCCTGCTTAACCGGGAGTCCACCCTTTACAACCCCTTGGTGGAGGTGTTCGGCGACCGGCTTAGGACGTTGGACCGGCCGGTGATGAAGGAGAGGGCCCAGAAGGCCATATCGGTGCTGGGAGTGGACATAGATCCGGATACCCTTTGCTCCGAGATGCCCGTGGGCCACAAGCAGTTCACCGAGATAGCCCGGGAGATAGACAGGAGCAACACCAAGCTTCTGGTGCTGGACGAGCCCACCGCGGTGCTCACCGAGTCCGAGGCGGAGATCCTCATAAAGGCGGTGAAGCGCCTCACCGCCAAGGGCCTTTCGGTCATATTCATATCCCACCGCCTCCAGGAGGTCATAGACCTCTGCGACAAGATAGTGGTGCTCCGGGACGGACACGTGGTCCAGGAGGCCAGGACCTGTGACGTCACGGTCCGGCAGATAGCCAACTGGATGGTGGGCCGCAAGGTGGAGGAGTCCCACGCGGAGGATGGGGAGGTCCGCTCCCTTGGTGAGCCCATCCTGTCGGTGAAGAACCTGTGGGTGGACATGCCCGGCGAGACCGTGCGGGACGTGTCCTTCGAGGTCCGCAAGGGGGAGATCTTCGGCATCGGGGGCCTTGCGGGGCAGGGGAAGCTCGGCATAGCCAACGGCATAATGGGGCTTTACGCCGCGGGAGGCCACGTGGAACTCCACGGCAAGCCCATAAAGCTGAACGACCCGGAGGCGTCCTTGAGGGCCGGCATGGCCTTCGTATCCGAGGACCGGCGGGGGGTGGGGCTTCTGCTCCAGGAGGGCATAGACTGGAACATAGCCTTCACCGCCATGCAGATCCAGGAGAAGTTCATCCGCCCCCTCATGGGAGGCCTCATCAAGTGGAGGGACGACAAGGCCATAGAGGAGTGCGCCAACGAGTACATAAAGGCCCTGGAGATAAAGTGCACCGGCCCAAAGCAGAGGGCGGTGGAGCTGTCCGGCGGCAACCAGCAGAAGGTCTGCCTTGCCAAGGCCTTCGTGGTGCGCCCCGACGTGCTCTTCGTCTCCGAGCCAACCCGGGGCATAGACGTGGGGGCCAAGAAGCTGGTGCTGGACACCCTGCGGCGCTACAACCGGGAGTACGGAACCACCATAGTGATGACCTCGTCGGAGCTGGAGGAGCTCAGGTCCATATGCGACCGCATAGCCATAGTGGACGAGGGCCGCATAGCGGGGGTGCTCCCCGCCAAGGCGCCTTCTGAGGAGTTCGGGCTCCTCATGATGGGAGAGATCAAGGTTGAAACGGAAGAGAAGGTGAAGGCCTGTGACTGA